One window of the Natranaerobius trueperi genome contains the following:
- the whiA gene encoding DNA-binding protein WhiA: MSFAKSCKNELARLEIKKHCCERSELAAFVHMNGSLTLTDDVTLQLSTENPAIARRIYSLFKDKFHKDMQILMRKGIRLQKTNSYALKLTGKDKVIHILSSLGITEGGFQITKGINKDMIKTRCCKRAYLRGAFLAKGSVVNPDSSYHLEITADYEEYLDDLVNVMEKFEIQPGKITRKKEYVVYLKDSEQICEFINVIGAHKTLLDYENVRVMKGMRNKINRLVNCETANLQKTVVASLRHINNIKTIDEKLGLSNLPSNLQEIAFKRVEYPEANLKELGELLEPPVGKSGVNHRLRKIEKLAERLDQKQPH, from the coding sequence ATGTCTTTTGCAAAGTCATGCAAAAATGAATTAGCTAGGTTAGAGATTAAAAAGCATTGTTGTGAACGTTCAGAATTAGCCGCATTTGTTCATATGAATGGATCACTCACTCTTACTGATGACGTAACTTTACAATTAAGTACTGAAAATCCTGCTATTGCCCGTCGTATTTATAGTCTTTTTAAAGATAAATTTCATAAGGATATGCAAATATTAATGAGAAAAGGAATTAGACTGCAGAAAACTAACAGTTATGCTTTAAAATTAACAGGTAAAGATAAAGTTATTCATATACTATCTAGTTTAGGTATAACTGAAGGCGGATTTCAAATAACTAAAGGAATAAATAAGGATATGATCAAAACCCGTTGTTGTAAGAGAGCTTATTTAAGAGGTGCTTTTCTAGCTAAAGGTTCAGTAGTAAACCCAGATTCAAGTTATCATCTAGAAATTACAGCAGACTATGAAGAATATTTGGATGACCTAGTAAATGTAATGGAAAAATTTGAGATTCAGCCTGGTAAAATTACAAGAAAGAAAGAATATGTTGTATATTTGAAAGATAGTGAGCAAATTTGTGAATTCATAAATGTTATTGGTGCTCATAAGACACTTTTAGATTACGAAAATGTAAGGGTAATGAAAGGTATGAGAAATAAAATTAACAGGCTTGTAAATTGTGAAACAGCTAATTTACAAAAAACAGTTGTAGCATCTTTACGACATATTAATAATATTAAGACTATAGATGAAAAACTAGGGCTATCTAATTTACCAAGCAACTTACAAGAGATAGCTTTTAAACGTGTTGAATACCCTGAAGCTAATTTGAAAGAGTTAGGTGAATTATTAGAGCCCCCCGTTGGTAAATCAGGTGTAAATCATAGGTTACGAAAAATAGAAAAGCTTGCGGAAAGGTTAGACCAAAAACAGCCTCATTAA
- a CDS encoding InlB B-repeat-containing protein — protein MEGEGTYKHGEKVNLQAEPNEGFEFISWKKYGEEVKEKSFEFEEDKTTSLNSIRFWYLIKT, from the coding sequence ATTGAAGGTGAAGGAACTTATAAACATGGTGAAAAAGTTAACTTACAAGCAGAGCCTAATGAAGGCTTTGAGTTTATTTCTTGGAAAAAATATGGAGAAGAAGTAAAAGAGAAATCTTTTGAATTTGAAGAAGATAAGACTACATCGCTAAATTCAATCAGATTTTGGTACCTGATAAAAACTTAA
- a CDS encoding gluconeogenesis factor YvcK family protein yields MNFFKWLSPGLKVKRWVLLVILGILSTLFGTIIILGPYRLAVIGTQSFEALGEVLGSYSRYNGIFFLVLGVLTFWYGSKKIIKSVVSAILPDEEDRLVQILDKRRQQKVGPKIVALGGGTGLPNLLRGLKPYTQNITAVVTVSDDGGSSGKLRGELGMLPPGDVRNCLLALADTEPLMEEIFNYRFEKSGDLKGHNVGNLIIAALNDKKGFKEALSSISRVLAVKGQVLPVVDKSLTLKAICTDGSELVGETNISSSKKEIDRIFIAEKNVTPLPEVLQAIKEADAIVFGPGSLYTSILPTLIVPSIPEAIYNSSAVKMYVSNIMTQPGETDDYTASEHVEAIFHHTGNNIIDTVLVNDNKIIEKHYELLDKYRQEDQVPVIPDYKSLRKLSVKTIQEDFSSRDSVIRHDSSILGKVIIKEVIKEKLAKDNKITSWPAIKINNFKRKNNHE; encoded by the coding sequence GTGAATTTTTTTAAGTGGTTATCCCCTGGCTTAAAAGTTAAAAGATGGGTATTACTTGTGATATTAGGTATTTTGAGTACATTGTTTGGTACAATTATAATCCTAGGTCCATATCGACTTGCTGTAATTGGAACTCAAAGTTTTGAAGCATTAGGTGAGGTTTTAGGTTCTTATTCAAGATATAATGGAATATTTTTTCTAGTATTGGGTGTTTTGACTTTTTGGTATGGGTCTAAAAAAATCATAAAATCTGTAGTCTCTGCCATTTTACCTGATGAAGAAGATAGATTAGTTCAAATACTAGATAAACGTCGTCAACAAAAAGTGGGTCCTAAAATTGTTGCATTAGGTGGTGGAACTGGATTACCAAACTTACTACGAGGGTTGAAACCTTATACACAAAATATCACAGCTGTGGTTACAGTTTCAGATGATGGTGGAAGCTCTGGTAAATTAAGAGGAGAGCTTGGAATGCTACCACCAGGAGATGTGAGAAATTGTCTATTAGCTCTCGCAGATACAGAACCTTTAATGGAAGAAATTTTTAATTATAGATTTGAAAAAAGCGGTGACTTGAAGGGGCACAATGTAGGTAACTTAATAATAGCAGCCCTGAATGATAAAAAAGGGTTTAAAGAAGCACTATCATCAATTAGCAGAGTGTTAGCAGTAAAAGGTCAGGTACTGCCTGTAGTAGATAAATCATTAACATTGAAAGCGATATGTACAGATGGTTCTGAACTAGTTGGTGAAACTAATATTTCAAGTAGTAAAAAAGAAATTGATAGGATATTTATAGCAGAGAAAAATGTTACTCCTCTTCCCGAAGTTTTACAAGCTATAAAGGAAGCTGATGCTATTGTTTTTGGACCAGGGAGTCTTTATACTAGTATTTTACCTACATTAATTGTACCAAGTATACCAGAGGCCATATATAACTCATCAGCTGTAAAAATGTATGTTTCTAATATAATGACCCAGCCTGGAGAAACTGATGATTATACTGCTTCTGAACATGTAGAAGCTATATTTCATCATACAGGTAATAATATTATAGATACTGTTCTAGTAAATGATAATAAAATTATTGAAAAACATTATGAGTTATTAGATAAATACAGACAGGAAGATCAAGTTCCAGTAATACCGGATTATAAAAGTTTACGAAAACTTTCCGTAAAAACTATCCAAGAAGATTTTAGCAGCCGTGATTCTGTAATTAGGCATGACTCATCAATATTAGGTAAGGTGATTATTAAAGAAGTGATTAAAGAAAAATTGGCTAAGGATAATAAAATAACTTCTTGGCCAGCTATTAAAATCAATAATTTTAAAAGGAAGAATAACCATGAGTGA
- the rapZ gene encoding RNase adapter RapZ has product MEQETRFNQVRFVIITGLSGAGKSIVVQSFEDLGYFCVDNLPPTFIPKFAELLRQSEGRINKIALVSDIRGGKFFESLQSALEQLKELSIEYEILFLEADTLELIKRFKETRRKHPLWDKYKGVKKAIEQEQKELELIRTKANMIINTSTMTPKQLKEKISRRYTPKDKYQENLSISIMSFGFKHGLPLDPDLVFDVRFLPNPYYLDDLRPLSGNDKRIDEYVRGFQVTQDFMDKLLDMLKFLLPNYLKEGRTQLIIAIGCTGGKHRSVVLANWLKEQLIQVGYLINIQHRDIDKT; this is encoded by the coding sequence ATGGAACAAGAAACTAGATTTAATCAGGTTAGATTTGTAATTATCACAGGTTTATCAGGAGCGGGTAAATCAATAGTTGTTCAAAGTTTTGAAGACTTAGGATATTTTTGTGTGGACAACCTACCTCCTACTTTTATACCTAAATTCGCAGAACTATTACGACAATCTGAAGGCAGGATAAATAAAATAGCTTTGGTTTCTGACATAAGAGGAGGTAAATTTTTTGAATCATTGCAATCTGCTCTTGAACAGTTGAAAGAGCTTAGTATAGAATATGAAATATTGTTTTTAGAAGCAGACACTTTAGAGCTAATTAAACGCTTTAAAGAAACAAGGAGAAAGCATCCCCTTTGGGACAAATATAAAGGTGTTAAAAAAGCCATTGAGCAAGAACAAAAAGAATTAGAACTAATCAGAACTAAAGCAAATATGATTATAAATACGAGTACAATGACTCCAAAACAGTTAAAAGAAAAGATTAGTAGACGATATACACCAAAGGATAAATACCAAGAAAACCTATCTATAAGTATCATGAGTTTCGGTTTTAAACATGGGTTACCACTTGACCCTGATTTAGTTTTCGATGTTAGATTTTTACCTAATCCTTACTATTTAGATGATTTGCGTCCACTGTCTGGAAATGATAAACGAATAGATGAGTATGTCAGAGGTTTTCAGGTCACACAAGATTTTATGGATAAGTTATTAGATATGTTAAAGTTTTTATTACCCAACTATTTAAAAGAAGGTAGGACTCAACTTATTATAGCAATTGGATGTACAGGCGGAAAACATAGGTCGGTAGTTTTAGCAAATTGGTTAAAAGAACAACTTATCCAAGTGGGATATCTAATTAATATTCAACATAGAGATATAGATAAAACGTAG
- a CDS encoding PHP domain-containing protein has translation MKVLADYHTHTNFSHGKGTIEDNVMAARDQGLEEVAITDHGPRSFRIGINGMKSLKKMKQTINHLNDRYNDIKVLLGMEANVVSLDGYLDIDNNFLEYLDILNVGLHPMVYPKSFRDFKELFLINWWHRIAPGNDKKQKLAEIRKRNTNAILKALDNYPVFIVTHPGLHMDIDTFELANKCSKQGAKLEINCSHASKLTDYVKTAVKANNNIEFVISSDAHEPCEVGKLEKGVNLCKQVGISTERIVNIT, from the coding sequence GTGAAGGTTTTAGCTGATTATCATACTCATACCAACTTTAGTCATGGTAAAGGTACTATAGAAGATAATGTGATGGCCGCAAGAGATCAAGGACTAGAAGAGGTAGCTATAACTGATCATGGACCAAGAAGTTTTAGAATCGGTATAAATGGAATGAAATCATTAAAAAAAATGAAACAAACAATTAATCATTTAAATGATAGGTATAATGATATTAAAGTCTTGTTAGGAATGGAAGCAAATGTTGTTTCTCTTGATGGTTATTTAGACATAGATAATAACTTTTTAGAATATCTTGATATATTAAACGTGGGACTTCATCCAATGGTATATCCTAAGTCATTTAGGGATTTTAAAGAGTTATTTTTAATTAATTGGTGGCATAGAATAGCACCTGGTAATGATAAAAAACAAAAACTAGCTGAAATTAGAAAACGTAATACTAATGCTATTCTAAAAGCTTTAGATAACTATCCTGTATTTATTGTTACCCATCCAGGTTTACATATGGATATAGATACTTTTGAATTAGCTAATAAATGTAGTAAACAAGGAGCTAAGTTAGAGATCAATTGTTCTCATGCAAGTAAGCTTACTGATTATGTTAAAACTGCAGTAAAGGCAAATAATAATATTGAGTTTGTAATATCTAGTGATGCCCACGAACCATGTGAAGTAGGTAAGCTAGAAAAGGGTGTGAATCTATGTAAGCAAGTAGGGATCTCTACTGAACGGATTGTTAATATCACATAA
- a CDS encoding vWA domain-containing protein: MKPELSFPVRKLVEVLKNNQGLILGESTAVSTRVHSMTPKYPGVIKASESDAGEVFYSRKKPHEVIHIDCFHEIGHLDHVKLANYLKEKMPEVIKEHSLDEKFPDYIDIQTGTGGGRLTGSLSYGKKNTLKQAHKNHVHLAMYLLPEKYGAIYSIVWYLEKGIMEQNFELRKIDKIIIKPFKQCGNGDSSLEDYSTDSDSNLKENSNNYGSRKTTETKANQVKEIANKEGGVSEAIEMMKDLQVGVSKQNFFSKHFRRRELFQSLQENKIAKEQNGKITLTKYGEELISFMRKHLPEIESRLKMMVRDMSRQGEVSVKKLKRRHGENKNHMTTIGKLAQKPKVDDHLEHLALPETIVASAIRSIKDNNNIKIDSEDIRVMSKQKHATLNLCFLVDASGSMAGRRMQEVKFLAEHALLSGRDRISVITFREDKATVEIPFTKNWNQLRKGLSSVKAFGLTPMAKGIEEGRKFLLEKIKENTNKRNTFLVLITDGLPTISANGEDPFRETLKSAEKIKEAGIKFICIGLKPNVEFLEKLAERSGSSLYIVQELESQSLANIIARERNLG, encoded by the coding sequence ATGAAACCTGAACTATCATTTCCTGTTAGAAAGTTAGTTGAGGTATTAAAAAATAATCAAGGGTTAATTTTAGGTGAGTCAACAGCAGTGAGTACTAGGGTTCATTCTATGACCCCAAAGTACCCAGGTGTTATTAAAGCTTCAGAAAGTGATGCAGGTGAGGTTTTTTATTCTAGAAAAAAACCCCATGAAGTTATCCATATAGACTGTTTTCATGAAATAGGGCATTTAGATCATGTTAAACTTGCAAATTATTTAAAAGAAAAAATGCCTGAGGTTATTAAAGAGCATAGTTTGGATGAAAAATTTCCTGACTATATAGATATTCAAACAGGAACCGGGGGAGGACGTTTAACTGGTTCACTTTCCTATGGGAAGAAGAATACTTTAAAACAAGCACATAAAAACCATGTTCACTTAGCTATGTATCTTTTACCAGAAAAGTATGGTGCTATCTATTCAATAGTTTGGTATTTAGAAAAAGGTATCATGGAGCAAAATTTTGAGCTAAGAAAAATAGATAAGATAATAATAAAGCCTTTTAAACAATGTGGTAATGGTGATTCATCACTAGAAGACTATTCTACTGATTCTGATAGTAATTTAAAAGAAAATAGTAATAATTATGGAAGCAGAAAAACCACTGAAACTAAAGCAAATCAAGTTAAAGAAATAGCTAATAAAGAAGGTGGTGTTTCAGAAGCAATTGAAATGATGAAAGACTTGCAAGTTGGAGTTTCTAAACAAAACTTTTTTTCTAAACATTTCAGACGCAGAGAATTATTTCAAAGTTTACAAGAAAACAAAATTGCAAAAGAACAAAATGGAAAAATAACACTAACTAAATATGGTGAAGAGTTAATCAGTTTTATGAGAAAACATCTACCAGAGATTGAATCTAGATTAAAAATGATGGTCCGTGACATGTCAAGGCAAGGTGAAGTCTCCGTAAAGAAATTAAAAAGAAGGCATGGAGAAAACAAAAATCATATGACAACCATAGGTAAATTAGCGCAAAAACCTAAAGTAGATGATCATTTAGAACATTTAGCTTTACCAGAAACAATAGTCGCTAGTGCTATTCGTAGTATTAAAGACAATAATAATATCAAAATTGATTCAGAAGATATTAGGGTGATGTCTAAACAAAAACATGCAACTTTAAATCTATGTTTTTTAGTTGACGCAAGTGGCAGTATGGCAGGAAGAAGGATGCAAGAAGTAAAGTTTTTGGCTGAACACGCTTTGCTTTCTGGTCGTGATCGTATATCAGTTATAACATTTAGAGAAGATAAGGCAACAGTAGAAATTCCTTTTACAAAAAATTGGAACCAATTACGTAAAGGGTTGTCAAGTGTAAAAGCATTTGGTTTAACTCCTATGGCTAAAGGCATTGAAGAAGGTAGGAAGTTTTTGTTAGAAAAAATTAAAGAAAATACAAATAAGCGAAATACCTTTTTAGTATTAATAACAGATGGACTACCAACTATTTCAGCTAATGGTGAAGATCCATTTCGAGAAACTTTAAAATCTGCTGAAAAGATAAAAGAAGCTGGAATTAAGTTTATATGTATAGGTTTAAAACCAAATGTAGAATTTTTGGAAAAACTAGCTGAAAGATCAGGTAGTTCCCTATATATTGTCCAAGAATTAGAAAGTCAATCTTTAGCTAATATAATTGCACGAGAGAGAAATCTAGGATAG
- a CDS encoding magnesium chelatase — translation MLNTAQGPIIHEGNSDLLKLMRISVFSTYLGIPHHIHAEGLRGTGKTTLLRSCTEFLPKIKRIRGCVYNCHPHFPHCPEHKDLPKTLIENIGTEWIPMPFLEISHGAKPGTVIGSIDLKKITDQQKPQAGILPGIIPKAHRGIIFVDEINRLADTSPELTDILLDVMGTKPGKVQIEETGLSKVELPVNLSIWAASNPDEDPGSLKTVRRQLSDRFDFTVDVYRPTESKIVEKIIEDEREKELAIESLIDTKTLSPHQYDETGESYEQLLSLPEDIKQLLASIYIDYNIESIRAVKAIKFGSVFHAKLTNKDTINLEDVLQVVEHALKHRVSDETRKDVINMLSEVNEGNRDKTFESDRNQMDTRKTINNEMISKNRSKQIFKELFSKIRQKLNKPTKDKVVTTKKPARSLEELSQTEDNDIIKEGENEK, via the coding sequence ATGTTAAATACCGCACAGGGTCCAATAATACACGAAGGAAATAGTGATCTACTTAAGTTGATGAGAATTTCGGTATTTTCAACCTACTTAGGTATCCCACATCATATTCATGCTGAAGGTTTACGTGGTACTGGCAAAACAACACTATTACGTAGTTGTACTGAATTCTTACCTAAAATTAAAAGGATTAGAGGATGTGTATATAATTGTCATCCACACTTTCCTCATTGTCCTGAGCATAAAGATTTACCAAAAACATTAATTGAAAATATTGGTACAGAGTGGATTCCTATGCCTTTTCTAGAAATTTCTCATGGTGCTAAACCAGGAACTGTTATAGGTAGCATTGATCTCAAAAAAATAACAGATCAACAAAAACCTCAAGCTGGGATTTTACCTGGAATAATACCTAAAGCACATAGAGGAATAATATTTGTTGATGAGATAAATAGGTTAGCAGATACATCCCCAGAGTTAACTGATATACTTTTAGATGTTATGGGTACAAAACCAGGGAAAGTACAAATTGAAGAAACTGGTTTATCTAAGGTAGAATTACCGGTAAATTTATCTATATGGGCGGCTTCTAATCCAGATGAAGACCCTGGCTCTTTAAAGACAGTACGAAGACAATTATCAGATAGATTTGACTTCACTGTAGATGTATATCGACCAACAGAATCGAAGATAGTTGAAAAAATAATTGAAGATGAACGAGAAAAAGAACTAGCAATTGAAAGTTTGATAGATACTAAGACTTTATCACCACATCAATATGATGAAACTGGTGAAAGCTATGAACAACTATTAAGCTTACCAGAGGACATAAAACAGTTACTTGCCTCAATATATATTGATTATAATATTGAAAGTATCAGGGCTGTTAAAGCTATTAAGTTTGGTTCAGTATTTCATGCTAAATTAACTAATAAAGATACTATAAATCTTGAAGATGTTTTACAAGTGGTTGAACATGCATTAAAGCATCGTGTGAGTGATGAAACAAGAAAAGATGTGATTAATATGTTGAGTGAAGTAAATGAAGGAAATAGAGATAAAACTTTTGAGAGTGATAGAAACCAGATGGATACTAGGAAAACTATTAATAATGAGATGATTTCAAAAAACCGGTCAAAACAAATTTTTAAAGAATTATTTAGTAAAATCCGCCAGAAGTTAAATAAACCAACAAAAGATAAAGTAGTGACAACTAAAAAGCCTGCAAGAAGTCTTGAAGAGCTTTCTCAAACAGAGGATAATGACATCATAAAAGAAGGAGAGAATGAAAAATAA
- a CDS encoding phosphatase, whose translation MKLEADLHTHTISSGHAYSTVKEMAEAASRKGLQMIGITDHGPAMPGGPHLYHFGNLKVLPEELYGVEILQGVEANIVDHDGNIDIPERYLHKLDWIAAGFHPICYPGGNLEENTKAMIKALENPFVDVVVHPGNPEFQVNGEKIVKVARDLGKLLELNNSSLTVSRQGSEENCELIASLVANHGGQVVIGSDAHYCEDVGNLSKALQMAIDSGLTEEHILNTSVSKIKTFLSKRGRERFI comes from the coding sequence ATGAAATTGGAAGCAGATCTACATACACATACAATCTCGAGTGGTCATGCTTATAGTACTGTCAAAGAGATGGCTGAAGCTGCAAGTAGAAAAGGGTTACAAATGATTGGTATTACAGATCATGGACCCGCTATGCCTGGCGGTCCTCACCTTTATCATTTTGGTAACTTAAAGGTTCTACCAGAAGAATTATATGGTGTTGAGATATTGCAAGGTGTGGAAGCTAATATTGTTGACCATGATGGTAATATAGATATACCAGAACGTTATCTTCACAAATTAGACTGGATTGCAGCTGGATTTCATCCCATTTGTTATCCTGGCGGTAACTTAGAAGAAAACACAAAAGCTATGATCAAGGCTCTAGAGAATCCTTTTGTGGATGTAGTTGTACACCCAGGTAATCCTGAATTTCAAGTAAACGGAGAAAAAATAGTAAAAGTAGCAAGAGACCTAGGAAAATTATTAGAACTTAATAATAGTAGTTTAACTGTTTCTAGGCAAGGAAGTGAAGAAAACTGTGAGTTAATTGCTTCTTTAGTAGCCAACCATGGTGGCCAAGTAGTTATTGGAAGTGATGCCCACTATTGTGAAGATGTAGGTAATTTGTCTAAAGCATTACAAATGGCTATAGATTCAGGTTTAACAGAGGAACATATATTAAACACTTCTGTAAGTAAAATTAAAACTTTCCTTTCAAAAAGAGGTCGTGAACGATTTATCTAA